A region from the Fibrobacter sp. genome encodes:
- a CDS encoding DUF4153 domain-containing protein, which produces MVLDTFKKYPSLILAAFKRFPLAIAFAFLTSVAFIFCVDGLPKVFPTRTTFSRILDIWLLIYPVAAMFIALATSLIQESRKSTRKMPQILTSVSWLVISVTLSLCFISADNWGDKETIGHITICIYSLIGIALIYGPFWNQKNDNALWTFGNKISDSIFASLFIVILFSIASFALLNAINSISNNTDSNSASFGFVIIFTMFPILCMAGLPSIDKRTEETPTLENFVTTIKLKIKSRQFSFSFDSIKHIFLPLYSIFIVIVHICDIIALLQWEFPTKTTFFLAVGVLACVLIIQNKYYPATIQPGHSSEKTIARVLSYTCIFPIFTATIAIIQRISEHGITANLYLALGFCIFLCIFAILNCIPKIILTKYVIIIFCAILTVSLIGPFSATSVTRNVWLKNIEKTLVSEGYTAYPLSEKDTKKFFSDLWDKDGRKASIVAYQVKALHARSTEKLYQFFPENSDLADISKKYRTITKTIKNDRVHTTPENFSKFAFVVYTFKHEDLVTRNDTLFFDYPLKDIDSTSSTVFSFYIPKQSWLDKDIKVLETEGARFEVENIRFRQWENEKHQRERDLRLVGILFME; this is translated from the coding sequence ATGGTACTTGACACATTCAAAAAATACCCAAGCTTGATTTTGGCCGCGTTCAAGCGGTTCCCCCTCGCCATCGCGTTTGCGTTCTTGACATCAGTTGCGTTCATATTCTGCGTTGATGGGTTACCCAAGGTATTCCCCACAAGAACGACCTTTAGCCGAATCCTTGATATATGGTTACTTATTTACCCTGTCGCAGCCATGTTCATCGCTCTTGCAACATCGCTCATCCAGGAATCTCGAAAAAGCACACGCAAGATGCCGCAAATTCTTACGAGCGTGAGTTGGCTAGTCATTTCGGTGACACTCAGCCTTTGTTTTATCTCTGCAGACAACTGGGGTGATAAAGAAACCATAGGGCATATAACCATCTGCATTTACAGCCTTATTGGAATCGCCTTGATTTACGGACCATTCTGGAATCAAAAGAACGACAACGCTCTATGGACATTTGGCAACAAAATAAGCGACTCCATCTTCGCATCTCTTTTTATTGTAATTTTATTTAGCATCGCATCATTTGCACTACTAAATGCAATCAACTCCATATCAAACAATACAGACTCCAATTCAGCCTCGTTTGGGTTTGTAATCATTTTCACAATGTTCCCCATCCTGTGCATGGCGGGCTTACCATCCATCGACAAACGCACCGAAGAAACACCCACATTAGAAAATTTTGTAACCACCATAAAATTGAAGATAAAATCAAGGCAGTTCAGTTTTTCTTTCGACAGCATCAAACATATATTTTTACCGCTTTACTCCATTTTCATCGTCATCGTCCATATTTGCGACATCATAGCCCTGCTGCAATGGGAGTTTCCAACAAAAACAACCTTTTTCCTTGCAGTCGGCGTCTTAGCTTGCGTACTCATCATCCAAAACAAATATTATCCAGCGACTATACAACCCGGACATTCTTCCGAAAAGACAATCGCTAGGGTCCTTTCCTACACTTGCATTTTCCCCATCTTTACGGCAACCATCGCAATTATCCAAAGAATTTCTGAACACGGTATTACGGCAAACCTATATCTTGCATTAGGCTTTTGCATCTTCTTATGCATATTCGCTATACTTAACTGCATCCCCAAAATCATTCTAACTAAATATGTTATCATCATTTTCTGTGCGATACTTACGGTATCCTTGATAGGCCCCTTCAGCGCAACAAGCGTTACCCGCAACGTCTGGCTCAAGAACATCGAGAAAACACTAGTCAGCGAAGGCTACACTGCATACCCGCTCAGCGAAAAAGACACGAAAAAATTTTTCTCGGACCTTTGGGATAAAGACGGGCGCAAGGCAAGCATCGTCGCCTACCAAGTAAAAGCACTCCATGCAAGATCTACCGAAAAACTGTATCAGTTCTTCCCCGAAAATAGCGACCTTGCGGACATTTCCAAAAAATACCGCACAATTACCAAGACTATTAAAAACGACCGTGTCCACACGACGCCCGAAAATTTCAGCAAATTCGCATTCGTGGTTTACACTTTCAAACACGAAGACCTCGTGACGCGAAACGACACACTGTTTTTCGATTACCCGCTCAAGGACATAGACTCGACAAGCAGCACGGTTTTCAGTTTCTACATACCAAAACAAAGCTGGCTTGATAAGGACATAAAGGTCCTCGAAACCGAGGGCGCCAGATTCGAAGTGGAAAACATCAGATTCCGCCAATGGGAAAACGAAAAGCACCAACGCGAAAGAGACCTGCGCCTCGTCGGGATACTGTTTATGGAGTAA
- a CDS encoding SMC family ATPase, translating to MRPTRLVISAFGPYAEKTVIELDKLGTSGLFLISGDTGAGKTTIFDAIAFALFGTASGSSRNASGDYAKHFRCLNATPDTPTFVDLTFAYAGREYRVVRNPEYERPKMRGEGMTKESASATFYYPEATGKVGPASRTVSGDKAVTEAVYSIIRVTGEQFSQIAMIAQGDFLKLLLTTTDERIDIFRQLFKTDKFEKLQIELKRQALELKNKCGESESRACIEVSHVACDEKSVFASDIEGAKNLAAERRVADWNELCELLEKVVNEDSSAVDAMKETLDKCAARMTAMNQELGKARGIETARKSLDEAKQKHAKLLPELEPLAAALAAAEARKPECEKLQEEVTTLRNLLPEYGRLEEARGIINGKERELARDKESLESRKRDFEKRNGEIQKLEEEFKGLSDAGENKAKLDAQRESLDARKKQLVLVGNTVKELDTAEDALRKAQDEYLVADSKYRQSNDIYEAKNRAFLNEQAGILAETLEEGSPCPVCGSTAHPHKACKSVEAPTQAELEELKRNVAGLLESWNAKAGIASRAKAARDAKREELEKKLVELFGECTVEECKEKIRSEFDSVKSQLIEVVAKLNAENVRAARKAELEKSLPEIKEQHEKCRTENENLAKDVAAAEAELVTQKKHAEDAAKKLPYAGKADAEKVIREKQAAVTKLQGDIKLATEKLNACKENLKELEGRVKSLEGQLKDAPQYNLEELETKCRALADEQQALTQSWKTASGRLEQNRRSLKEIRGIAESLGVLLKKRMWVENLSDTVNGTLSGKDKMMLETYVQGAYLDRILRKANTRFLRLSNGKYELVRREQASNKRSQSGLDLNVIDHTCGKQREVKTLSGGESFLASLSLALGLADEVQSSAGGIELDTMFIDEGFGSLDEEILRVAIDTLQNLAGSNRLVGIISHVEGLENRIDKNVRVQKDANNISRVKIDV from the coding sequence ATGAGACCTACCAGGCTTGTGATTTCCGCATTCGGCCCGTATGCCGAAAAGACCGTGATAGAGCTGGACAAGCTCGGGACGAGCGGACTCTTCTTGATTTCGGGCGATACGGGTGCCGGCAAGACGACGATTTTCGATGCGATTGCTTTTGCGCTTTTCGGGACGGCGAGCGGGAGCAGCCGCAATGCGAGCGGTGACTACGCCAAGCATTTCCGTTGCCTGAACGCGACGCCCGATACCCCGACATTCGTGGACCTGACTTTCGCCTATGCGGGCAGGGAATACCGCGTGGTGCGCAATCCCGAATACGAACGCCCCAAGATGCGCGGCGAGGGCATGACGAAGGAAAGCGCGTCGGCGACTTTCTATTACCCCGAGGCCACCGGCAAGGTGGGGCCCGCGAGCCGTACGGTAAGCGGCGACAAGGCGGTGACGGAAGCGGTATACAGTATCATCAGGGTGACCGGCGAGCAGTTCTCGCAGATCGCGATGATTGCGCAGGGCGACTTTTTGAAGTTGCTGCTCACGACGACGGACGAGCGTATCGATATTTTCCGCCAGCTTTTCAAGACGGACAAGTTCGAGAAATTGCAGATTGAACTCAAGAGGCAGGCGCTTGAACTGAAAAACAAGTGCGGCGAAAGCGAGTCGCGTGCCTGCATAGAAGTTTCGCATGTGGCATGCGACGAGAAGTCCGTTTTCGCCTCCGACATCGAGGGTGCCAAGAATCTCGCTGCGGAAAGGCGCGTTGCCGACTGGAACGAACTTTGTGAATTGCTCGAGAAGGTCGTGAACGAGGATTCCTCCGCGGTCGATGCGATGAAGGAAACTCTCGACAAGTGTGCGGCGCGTATGACCGCGATGAACCAGGAACTCGGCAAGGCGCGGGGCATAGAAACTGCACGCAAATCACTTGACGAGGCGAAGCAGAAGCACGCTAAGCTTTTGCCGGAACTTGAGCCGCTTGCGGCAGCGCTGGCGGCGGCCGAGGCGCGTAAACCCGAATGCGAAAAGTTGCAGGAAGAGGTCACGACCTTAAGGAACTTGTTGCCGGAATACGGCCGGCTCGAAGAAGCCCGCGGTATCATAAACGGCAAGGAACGCGAACTTGCGAGGGACAAGGAATCGCTTGAATCCAGAAAGAGGGATTTCGAAAAAAGGAACGGCGAAATCCAGAAGCTCGAAGAGGAATTCAAGGGTCTCTCCGATGCGGGCGAGAACAAGGCGAAACTCGACGCGCAACGGGAATCTCTCGATGCGCGCAAGAAGCAGCTCGTGCTGGTGGGCAACACGGTAAAGGAACTCGATACCGCCGAAGATGCTCTCCGCAAGGCGCAGGACGAATACCTCGTTGCCGATAGCAAGTATAGACAAAGTAACGATATTTACGAAGCGAAAAATCGCGCGTTCCTGAACGAGCAGGCGGGCATTCTGGCCGAAACGCTCGAAGAGGGCTCCCCCTGCCCGGTTTGCGGGTCTACGGCGCACCCGCATAAGGCTTGCAAGTCGGTAGAAGCGCCGACGCAGGCGGAGCTCGAAGAACTCAAGCGCAATGTCGCGGGCCTTCTTGAATCATGGAACGCCAAGGCGGGTATAGCCTCCAGGGCGAAAGCCGCGCGCGATGCCAAACGCGAAGAACTCGAGAAAAAACTTGTGGAACTTTTCGGTGAATGCACTGTGGAAGAATGCAAGGAAAAAATCCGCAGTGAATTCGACAGCGTGAAATCGCAGTTGATCGAAGTCGTGGCGAAACTCAATGCCGAGAATGTTCGCGCGGCTCGCAAGGCCGAGCTGGAAAAATCGCTCCCCGAAATCAAGGAACAGCACGAGAAGTGCCGTACCGAAAACGAGAACCTTGCGAAGGATGTCGCGGCGGCCGAGGCGGAACTTGTAACGCAGAAAAAGCATGCCGAAGATGCGGCGAAAAAGCTCCCGTATGCGGGCAAGGCCGACGCCGAGAAGGTCATTCGCGAAAAGCAGGCGGCGGTCACCAAGCTGCAGGGCGATATCAAACTCGCCACTGAAAAGCTGAACGCGTGCAAGGAAAACCTGAAGGAACTCGAAGGCCGCGTGAAATCGCTCGAAGGCCAACTGAAAGATGCTCCGCAGTACAACCTCGAGGAACTGGAAACCAAGTGCAGGGCGCTCGCGGATGAACAGCAGGCGCTCACGCAATCCTGGAAAACTGCTTCGGGAAGGCTCGAGCAGAACAGGCGCTCGCTCAAGGAAATCCGAGGGATTGCCGAAAGCCTGGGCGTGCTCCTGAAGAAGCGCATGTGGGTCGAGAACCTCTCCGATACGGTGAACGGAACGCTCTCCGGCAAGGACAAGATGATGCTCGAGACCTACGTGCAGGGCGCATACCTGGACCGCATTTTGCGCAAGGCGAACACGCGATTCTTGCGACTTTCCAACGGGAAATACGAGCTGGTGCGTCGCGAGCAGGCTTCCAATAAGCGCAGCCAGAGCGGGCTCGACCTGAACGTGATCGACCATACCTGCGGCAAGCAGCGCGAAGTGAAAACGCTCAGCGGCGGCGAGAGTTTTTTGGCGTCGTTATCGCTGGCGCTCGGCCTCGCCGACGAGGTGCAGAGTTCTGCTGGCGGAATCGAACTTGACACGATGTTTATCGACGAAGGTTTCGGTTCGCTCGACGAAGAAATCCTGAGGGTCGCCATCGACACGCTGCAGAACTTGGCGGGCAGCAACCGCCTTGTGGGCATCATCAGCCACGTGGAAGGTCTCGAGAACAGGATAGACAAGAACGTGCGCGTGCAGAAAGACGCGAACAATATCAGCCGCGTGAAAATCGACGTGTAG
- a CDS encoding DUF3392 family protein: MQPYIHQFANFLRLHMDSISVGLVATLLIIYGEHINGYFKKITKSIPFLGRFALFVLLCSAGYAFLSSQLVKLIKYFLHGQADLALIGIIAAAFIVLAFCARSGKDI, from the coding sequence ATGCAGCCCTACATTCACCAATTCGCAAACTTCTTGCGCCTCCACATGGATTCCATCTCGGTGGGGCTTGTCGCCACATTGCTCATCATCTACGGCGAGCACATCAACGGCTACTTCAAGAAGATTACGAAGAGCATCCCCTTCCTCGGGCGGTTCGCACTTTTCGTGCTGCTGTGCAGCGCGGGTTACGCGTTCCTGTCATCGCAGCTGGTGAAGCTGATCAAGTACTTTCTGCACGGGCAGGCCGACCTGGCGCTCATCGGGATTATCGCGGCGGCGTTCATAGTGCTCGCATTCTGCGCCCGCAGCGGCAAGGACATCTAG
- a CDS encoding exonuclease SbcCD subunit D, with protein sequence MKFIHTADLHIGKIVCEHSMLDEQRHILARILEAVDSEKPDAVLIAGDVYDKPVPSAEAVAVLDDFLVELAARKVRTFVLSGNHDSAERIAFGGRLMEKSGVHVSLVYDGKFAPVTLSDGEGEVDVWMLPFVRPVNVRACLAGDDERDAVKDYTSAVKAAIAQMHFTPGRRNVLIAHQFVTGAERSESEENVGGLDNVDATVFAAFDYVALGHIHKPQNVLKGDDGTVRARYSGTPLKYSLSEAVHKKSLTVVELGASANAVDVAGDLFAGKAFADGGMRAALQIREIPLVPLHDVREIRGTFAEIVSPEFRNAQVAAGNKLDDFVYVKLTDENDVPDAAQKLRGIYPNLMMLAYDNERTRNQADVGIAEAVDEKKPMELFGEFFEGRNGRAMNAEETEFVQDLINGIWGDNG encoded by the coding sequence ATGAAATTCATCCATACTGCCGACTTGCACATTGGTAAAATAGTGTGCGAGCATTCGATGCTTGATGAGCAGAGGCATATATTGGCGCGCATCCTGGAGGCTGTCGACAGCGAGAAGCCCGATGCGGTGCTCATCGCGGGTGACGTTTACGACAAGCCGGTGCCTTCGGCCGAGGCGGTCGCGGTGCTCGATGATTTTCTGGTGGAACTTGCCGCGAGAAAGGTGCGCACGTTCGTATTGAGCGGGAACCACGATTCGGCGGAGCGTATCGCCTTCGGCGGGAGGCTCATGGAAAAGAGCGGCGTGCACGTGTCCCTGGTTTACGACGGGAAATTCGCGCCGGTCACGCTCAGCGACGGTGAAGGCGAAGTGGACGTTTGGATGCTCCCCTTCGTGCGGCCGGTGAATGTCAGGGCCTGCCTCGCGGGCGACGACGAGCGCGACGCGGTGAAGGATTACACGTCGGCCGTGAAGGCGGCCATCGCGCAGATGCATTTTACGCCGGGGCGCAGGAACGTGCTGATCGCCCACCAGTTCGTGACGGGCGCGGAACGCAGCGAGTCCGAGGAAAACGTGGGCGGGCTCGACAATGTGGACGCTACGGTTTTTGCCGCGTTCGATTACGTGGCGCTCGGGCATATACACAAGCCGCAGAATGTACTGAAGGGCGACGACGGTACGGTGCGTGCGCGTTACAGCGGCACCCCGCTCAAGTATTCGCTTTCGGAGGCGGTGCACAAGAAGTCGCTCACGGTGGTGGAACTGGGCGCATCCGCGAATGCGGTCGATGTTGCTGGTGACTTGTTTGCTGGAAAAGCTTTTGCGGACGGTGGAATGCGCGCGGCCTTGCAGATCCGTGAAATCCCGCTGGTGCCGTTGCACGACGTGCGCGAAATCCGCGGGACATTTGCCGAAATCGTTTCTCCGGAATTCCGGAATGCGCAGGTTGCCGCGGGCAACAAACTTGACGATTTCGTGTACGTAAAGCTCACCGACGAAAACGACGTGCCCGACGCGGCGCAGAAGCTGCGCGGCATTTACCCGAATTTGATGATGCTCGCCTACGACAACGAGCGCACGCGCAACCAGGCGGATGTCGGCATTGCGGAAGCTGTCGACGAAAAGAAACCGATGGAGCTGTTCGGCGAGTTTTTCGAGGGCCGCAACGGGCGCGCGATGAATGCGGAAGAAACCGAATTCGTCCAGGATTTGATCAACGGCATCTGGGGGGACAACGGATGA
- the ahcY gene encoding adenosylhomocysteinase translates to MEYKIKDINLAIEGRKELDLAETEMPGLMALRKEYAGKKPLAGARIMGSLHMTVQTAILIETLTDLGADVRWVSCNIFSTQDNAAAAVVVGKKGTVENPQGVPVFAWKGETLEEYWENTARALVWPDGKTADLIVDDGGDATMLVTCGAEFEDAGKVPEFNPATDSEEWGVFLATCKKIFEKDPKQWTRAREALRGVSEETTTGVHRLYQMAQAGRLKFPAINVNDSVTKSKFDNLYGCRHSLIDGINRASDVMMAGKVAVVCGYGDVGKGCAQSLRGQGARVIITEIDPICALQAAMEGYEVKTLDEVVSMADIFVTTTGNTMIISAAQMEKMKNRAIVGNIGHFDNEIDMAGLKKIPGIKRNEIKPQYDEWIFADGHSILVLAEGRLLNLGCATGHPSFVMSASFTNQTIAQIDLWLNAQGKQTVAGIKYESGVVYTLPKILDEKVARLHLEKLGVHLTTLTKAQADYIGVPVEGPYKAEHYRY, encoded by the coding sequence ATGGAATACAAAATCAAGGATATCAACCTTGCGATCGAAGGCCGCAAGGAACTCGACCTCGCCGAAACCGAAATGCCGGGCCTCATGGCTCTCCGCAAGGAATATGCCGGCAAGAAGCCGCTGGCTGGCGCCCGCATTATGGGTAGCCTCCACATGACCGTGCAGACCGCCATCCTGATTGAAACGCTTACCGACCTCGGTGCCGACGTGCGCTGGGTCAGCTGCAACATCTTCAGCACGCAGGACAACGCCGCCGCCGCCGTCGTGGTCGGCAAGAAGGGCACTGTGGAAAATCCGCAGGGCGTGCCCGTGTTCGCCTGGAAGGGCGAAACCCTCGAAGAATATTGGGAAAACACCGCCCGCGCCCTCGTGTGGCCCGACGGCAAGACCGCCGACCTCATCGTGGATGACGGCGGCGACGCCACCATGCTCGTGACCTGCGGTGCAGAATTCGAAGATGCCGGCAAGGTTCCCGAGTTCAACCCGGCCACCGACAGCGAAGAATGGGGCGTATTCCTCGCCACCTGCAAGAAGATTTTCGAAAAGGATCCCAAGCAGTGGACCCGCGCCCGCGAAGCTCTCCGCGGCGTTTCCGAAGAAACCACTACCGGCGTGCATCGCCTGTACCAGATGGCCCAGGCTGGCCGTCTCAAGTTCCCGGCCATCAACGTGAACGATTCCGTGACCAAGTCCAAGTTCGACAACCTTTACGGTTGCCGCCACTCTCTGATCGACGGCATCAACCGCGCCTCCGACGTGATGATGGCCGGCAAGGTTGCAGTCGTGTGCGGCTACGGCGACGTGGGTAAGGGCTGCGCCCAGTCCCTCCGCGGTCAGGGCGCTCGCGTGATCATCACCGAAATCGACCCGATTTGCGCTCTGCAGGCTGCCATGGAAGGCTACGAAGTCAAGACCCTCGACGAAGTCGTGAGCATGGCCGACATCTTCGTGACCACCACCGGCAACACCATGATCATCTCCGCCGCCCAGATGGAAAAGATGAAGAACCGCGCCATCGTCGGCAACATCGGTCACTTCGACAACGAAATCGACATGGCTGGCCTCAAGAAGATTCCGGGCATCAAGCGTAACGAAATCAAGCCGCAGTACGACGAATGGATTTTCGCCGACGGCCACAGCATCCTCGTGCTCGCCGAAGGCCGCCTCTTGAACCTCGGCTGCGCTACCGGTCACCCGAGCTTCGTGATGAGTGCAAGCTTCACGAACCAGACCATCGCTCAGATCGACCTCTGGCTCAACGCTCAGGGCAAGCAGACTGTCGCAGGCATCAAGTACGAAAGCGGCGTCGTGTACACGCTCCCGAAGATCCTCGACGAAAAGGTCGCTCGCCTCCACCTGGAAAAGCTCGGCGTTCACCTGACGACCCTCACCAAGGCCCAGGCCGACTACATCGGCGTGCCCGTGGAAGGCCCGTACAAGGCTGAACACTACCGCTACTAA
- a CDS encoding AraC family transcriptional regulator, with amino-acid sequence MSEISYSKKNDRIECVRYKDWRKSYPPHTHTGHLTVGYIEEGSICLVMNGVTEIYGAGDKFQIPPDVLHEIRMVDGQSYSMVVLCIAVDDAASGGALSGALSGAFEREYEDAVARLSELRKSILENPENIYLIEQMAHDACISPFHMIREFKKAFGLTPHQFQMQCKVRKAQKLLAERSASEVTFDAGFYDQSHMDRCFKKVVGLSPKEYKKAVKPATDPD; translated from the coding sequence ATGTCCGAGATTTCGTACAGCAAGAAGAACGACAGGATTGAATGCGTCCGCTACAAGGACTGGCGAAAATCGTACCCGCCGCACACGCATACGGGGCACTTGACCGTAGGCTACATCGAAGAGGGTTCGATTTGCCTGGTGATGAATGGCGTCACAGAAATCTACGGTGCTGGCGACAAGTTCCAGATTCCGCCCGACGTGCTTCACGAAATCAGGATGGTCGACGGCCAAAGTTATTCGATGGTCGTGTTGTGCATCGCGGTGGATGACGCTGCCAGCGGCGGTGCATTATCTGGTGCGCTGTCCGGCGCATTCGAAAGGGAATACGAAGATGCTGTCGCGCGCCTGAGCGAACTGCGCAAGAGCATCCTCGAAAATCCCGAGAACATTTACCTGATAGAACAGATGGCGCATGACGCGTGCATCAGCCCGTTCCACATGATTCGCGAATTCAAGAAGGCCTTCGGCCTCACGCCGCACCAGTTCCAGATGCAGTGCAAGGTCCGCAAGGCCCAAAAGCTGCTCGCCGAAAGGAGCGCGTCCGAAGTGACATTCGATGCCGGGTTTTACGACCAGAGCCACATGGACAGGTGCTTCAAAAAAGTAGTCGGGCTTTCGCCCAAAGAATACAAGAAGGCCGTAAAGCCGGCGACGGATCCCGATTGA
- a CDS encoding SGNH/GDSL hydrolase family protein: MPEKFSKWVACWGNATSITDRKEATYAKDLTLRYPIRACFSGNKLRFHFSNLTGTEPVTISEAYIAKDAAQSINGAQSAAGETGAALAKNAPTQDAPTAITFNGSASGTIPAGEEILSDEIAFDVTAGETFNVSLYFADFTQMNAGTAITGPLSGGKYSYGNFAKAASLPDDLTRKTNWIYFLNTVDILTEEKNFALVCFGDSITAQDWPDYLTLRCAREGFDNVAIIRRAVSGTRILREYSCITYAAYGLKGATRFPIEMNVAGARTVIVQHGINDIIHPVGVEVNKFRPWSDMPTADDLINGVRTLYIQHARKLGLKVYSGTLLPIYGWRTYNENRDIIRIAFNTWLRTSPEFDGCVDFDMAVRGHDDPKRFAGGFDSGDHLHPSAKAYEAMAECVPENLLQ, from the coding sequence ATGCCAGAAAAGTTTTCGAAATGGGTGGCCTGCTGGGGTAACGCCACCTCCATCACCGACCGCAAGGAAGCGACCTACGCAAAAGATTTAACGCTGCGCTACCCGATACGCGCATGCTTTTCGGGCAACAAGCTGCGGTTCCATTTTTCGAACCTCACCGGCACGGAACCCGTGACCATCAGCGAGGCGTATATCGCTAAAGATGCCGCGCAGTCTATAAACGGCGCGCAGTCCGCTGCCGGCGAAACAGGCGCTGCGCTGGCTAAAAATGCGCCGACTCAAGATGCGCCGACCGCCATCACATTCAACGGCAGCGCTTCCGGGACAATCCCCGCGGGCGAAGAAATCCTGAGCGACGAAATCGCATTCGACGTAACCGCGGGTGAAACTTTCAACGTGAGCCTCTACTTCGCAGACTTCACGCAGATGAACGCAGGCACGGCAATCACGGGCCCGCTTTCCGGTGGCAAGTACAGCTACGGCAACTTCGCGAAGGCGGCAAGCCTTCCCGACGACCTCACGCGCAAAACGAACTGGATTTACTTCCTCAATACCGTCGACATCCTTACCGAAGAGAAGAACTTCGCGCTCGTGTGCTTCGGCGATTCCATCACGGCTCAGGACTGGCCCGACTACCTCACGCTGCGTTGCGCCCGAGAAGGTTTCGACAACGTCGCCATCATCCGCCGCGCGGTAAGCGGCACGCGCATCCTCCGCGAATACAGCTGCATCACGTACGCGGCATACGGCCTCAAGGGCGCCACGCGATTCCCCATCGAAATGAACGTCGCCGGTGCCCGCACTGTAATCGTGCAGCACGGCATCAACGACATCATCCATCCGGTCGGCGTCGAAGTCAACAAGTTCCGCCCCTGGAGCGACATGCCCACCGCAGATGACCTCATCAACGGGGTGCGCACGCTCTACATTCAGCATGCGCGCAAGCTCGGGCTCAAGGTATACAGCGGCACGCTCCTGCCCATATACGGCTGGCGCACCTACAACGAAAACCGCGACATCATCCGAATCGCATTCAATACATGGCTGCGGACCTCGCCGGAATTCGACGGCTGCGTAGATTTCGACATGGCCGTGCGCGGGCACGACGACCCGAAACGATTCGCGGGCGGTTTCGACTCGGGAGACCACCTGCACCCAAGCGCCAAGGCGTACGAGGCCATGGCCGAATGCGTCCCCGAAAATCTGCTCCAGTAA
- a CDS encoding cupin domain-containing protein, which produces MTKELFEKFNNGELRLPGNAKAFKDLAWNKHPTFEGVELKHIITSKETGGTFSYHLVRIAPNKSIRNHIHETQFETHEVIAGSGTCVNDGAKIEYVPGVISIMPAKVPHEVNAGEDGLYLFAKFIPALC; this is translated from the coding sequence ATGACTAAGGAACTTTTCGAAAAATTCAACAATGGCGAACTCAGGCTCCCCGGCAACGCAAAGGCATTCAAGGACCTCGCCTGGAACAAGCACCCGACTTTCGAAGGCGTCGAACTCAAGCACATCATCACCTCGAAAGAGACCGGCGGCACGTTCAGCTACCACCTCGTCCGAATCGCTCCGAACAAAAGCATCAGGAACCACATTCACGAAACGCAGTTCGAGACGCACGAAGTCATCGCGGGCAGCGGAACATGCGTGAACGACGGAGCCAAAATCGAATACGTTCCCGGCGTAATTTCGATTATGCCCGCGAAGGTCCCGCACGAGGTCAACGCGGGTGAAGACGGGCTTTACCTGTTCGCAAAATTCATCCCGGCACTATGCTAA